The Nitrospirota bacterium genome includes the window CGCCTCTGGGCGTGGGAACCGGCAACACCATCACGATCTATCTCGGTCCCACCGTGGGAGGCCCGGTGATCGGTACAGCCACCGTGCTGGCCGACGGCACATGGATACTCAGGCAGACAGGGATCAACCCCGGCAGTATCCGCACCGTGAGCGCTCAATCGAGCAGCGGCGCCCGATCGGAAGGGTTCCCGTTACGGGTACGGTTCTAAACGATTCCGGGCCTGCAGGTCCCAGGAGATCTGCATAAAAAGGTGGAGGGGACTGTCCCAATTTACGGACCGCAGCGGAGCGGAGGTCGTAGAATAGGGACTGTCCCCGGCTCTTGGCAAGACGAGTGGACACAGCCCATCATGAAAGGAGATGAAACGACATGAGGAAAATGATCTTACTTCTGGCGATAGCACTGGCGATAGTCCCTTGTACCGCATGGGCTGCGCTGACAACGCTGACGTTTGATGAAGCACCGTTTCAGCCGGCAGATGGTCTGACTGTTCAAGGAGTTACTTTCGGCTTTCAGTCGGCAAACCCATCTCCGTCAGCAAACTACAATGTTCCCGTCCCTTTCCCCTTGACCTACATTCAAAACGCTGCCCTGGTAGGAGATGGTGACGGCGTGCTGACGCTTGATTTTGCCGCCAATCCTACACCGACGCTCCGGTTCGGCGTTGCACAGACTTCTCTGGAGGCATTGACCCCCGGCTTCAGCGTTATACTCTTCGACCCGAACCTCCTGGAGCTCAGCACCATCGACGTCAACACAAGCCCGCTCCTGAGCTTTTCAGAGGGCCTATTTGACTATTCAGGAGCACTGGTAGGGTTCGCCGCTATCAGATTCGCCATAGGTGAACAAGGCGAATTCGCTCTCGACAATCTCACCTACGGGACGCCGGACAATGTAGTTCCCGAGCCCTCTACCTTCCTGCTCCTCGGTGCAGGTATCGCAGGGGTAATCGTGATGAGAAGAAAGCTGAAAGTGAATTAGCACGGTCCGCCCATCTCTGAACCGGGAAACGGGGGGAGGGCATCTTCTTTCAGGAGGAGCCCTCCCCTTCGCTTACCAATACTTTATTCGGCGAGGGGGCATTCGACGGCTTGCGCCTCTGGAAGCCCGTGCTGTCAGTAGAACGCCTTGAGGGTCGCCTCGAGTTTTTCTCGATGGAGGGGCTGCTTGACGAGAGGCCCGTCCTTGAGCATCGGCAGCTTCTCCTCGAAGGGCTGCCGGTCGTTCCTGTAGATCACGCCGAGGGGAATGCGGTCTCCCCATTCGAGGGCCTTTGCAAAGGCCTGTGCCCTGTCCCCGGGGTTGTAATCGGGGCTGAGGTGATACGCCCGCTCTCTATACCACTGGAAGGTGTTGAGCTTGTTGAACGTGACGCAGGGCTGCAGGATATCGACGAGCGCGAAGCCGTTATGCCGGACCGCTTCCTTCACCATGCTCTTCAGGTGTTCGGTGTCTCCCGCAAAGCTCCGTGCCACAAAGCTGCAGTCGAGGGCGACAGCGAGAGCGACCGGGTTGAGCTGCTCCGAAAGAATGCCGAAGGGCTGATTCTTCGTCACCATCCCTTCCATACTCGTGGGCGACCCCTGCCCCTTGGTGAGCCCGTAGATCTGGTTGTCGTGCACGAAGAGCTTGACGCCGATATTCCGCCGCAGCGCGTGCAGGAAGTGGTTCCCGCCCTCGCCGTAGCAGTCGCCGTCGCCCGCAACGGCGAAGACATGCAGGTCATGGTTCGCGAGCTTCATCGCCTGCGCCGTGGGCAGCGTCCTGCCATGGAGCGTATTGAAGGTATTGCAGTTCAGGTAGTGGGGGAACTTGCCTGCCTGCCCGATACCCGAGACGATGACGAACTGGTGCGGCTCCATCCCCAGCTCTACCATCGCCTCCTTGAAGGTCTTGAGAATCGGAAAGTTGCCGCAGCCCGGACACCACGCCGGGGTGCGGCCTTTATACTCTTGCAGGGTGGACATGCAGTTCTCCTATGAGGTCTTCTATAGTGAACGGTCTGCCGTCGTAACGGTTGATCTTCTCCTTGAATTCGTACCCCGTCTCCATCTTCATGAGGAGCGCGAACTGGCCGAGGGCGTTCTGCTCGATGCAGACGGCGCGGCGGGCGTTGCGCAGCACGCTGAGATAATCGAAGGCGTCGGTCGTCGGAAACGGAGCGATCTCGCTGAAGTGGAGCATGGCGATATCGATCTCCTTTGCGAGCAGGTCCACCGTCTCCCGCATCACCCCGTACATCGAGCCCCAGCCCACGAGCACCAGCTCGGGATGAGCGCTGCCGTAGAAGAGCGGCGGCGCGATCTCCTGCCTGATGAGCGGCAGCTTCTTGAGCATCCGCTTCTGCACCATCCTGATCCTGGTCTCCGCGTCCTCCACGATATGCCCCTCCTCGTCATGCTCATCGCTGTCTACGGAGACGACATGCCGCGCGTCTCCGGGCACGGCCAGGGGAGATACGCCGGTCTCGGTATACGCGAACCGCTTGTACTCCGCACGCTTGGCGAACTCTTCACCGCGCAGCCGGTAATCGACATACCCTATCTTCCCGAGGTCGAAGCCGTCGAAGGTCCACTGCGAGTCCGCGAGGTACTGGTCCGTAAGGATGATCACCGGGATCTGGTATTTCTCCGCCAGGTCGAAGGCCTTGCCGGCCAGGGAGAAGGCCTGCTCCGGCGTGCCCGGCGCAAGCAGCACGCGGGGGAACTCGCCGTGTCCGGCATGCAGGGCAAAGAGCAGCTCGCCCTGCTCGGTCCTCGTCGGGAAGCCTGTTGCAGGCCCCGGCCGCTGCCCCAGGGCGATCACCACCGGCATCTCGATCATCCCGGCCAGGGATACCCCCTCGACCATGAGCGCGAAGCCGCCGCCCGAGGTGCCGGTCATCGACCGCACTCCTGCATAGGACGCCCCGAGCGCCATATTGATCGCCGCGATCTCGTCCTCGGCCTGTTCGACGATGATGCCGTACTCTTTCTGTTTGCCGGTAATGTAGGTCATGATCCCTGTCGAAGGGGTCATGGGATACGCTGAATAGAACTTGCATCCCGCGGCGATGGCGCCGAACCCGAGCGCGTCGTTCCCCGCCACCAGCATCTTCGGCCGGGAACGGGGCGCTGCGGAAAAGGAGCAGGCGGGACACTCTCTCACCGCAAAGTCGTGGCCTGCCTGGGCGGACTTGATGTTCGCCTCGATGACGCTCGACCCCTTTTTCTCGAAGACCTCTCCGATGATCTCCTTGAGGATATCGAGCTCGATGCCGAGCATGCCGAGCACCGCTCCGGTAGCGACGGTATTTTCCATGATCTTGCTGCCGCCGTGCTCGACAGCGAGCCTGACGAACGGAATGTCCAGGAACTGCGGCCCCTCGTAGGTCCGCTTGAGGGTGGCCGAGTCGTAGATGATCAGACCGTTCTCCACCAGCTCCTTCCCGTGGAAGACCACGCTGTCGTTATCGAGAGCGATGACGATGTCGATGGCGTTCCGCACCGCGGTTACGGGCGCGTCGCTGAAGCGTATGAGATAGAAATTATGGCCCCCCCTGATGCGCGACTCGTAATCCTGGTGGGTCAGGACATGATAGCCGCTCCGGGAAAAGACCCGGGAGAGCGAATCGCCTATGGTCTGTATCCCCTGCCCGGCCTCGCCGCCTATCTTTATAGAATAATCCATGATCGCCTCCGTGCGGTCCCCTCTCCATTTTTATAAAAAGTATAAATCATGCAAGAAGACCCCGCAACCCCCCTGCCCGGTGTGCTAAGCACTCTAATTTTCGATAGCACGCCGGGATGAATGGCTTTATACTATAAGTAAATTGCACCTTTGCCTTCCATCCGGACCTCAACGCTGCTTACCAGGAGAGCCTATGCACAATATTCCGCCTGCACAGAACATTCTGATCGTCGATGAGCACGATAACTGTATCGGCGAGGAGGACAAGGAGCGCTGCCACGACGGCGACGGCATCCTCCACCGCGGGTTCCTCGCCATGCTCTTCACAGACAGGGGAGAGCTCGTTCTCGCCCGCAGGAGCGCTCGGAAGCGGCTCTGGCCCGGCTTCTGGGACGGGACCGTCGCGAGCCATGTGCTCAGGGGGGAAGATTATCTGCTGGCATCGCGGCGCCGGCTGATCGAAGAAACAGGCCTCGTCGCCGACAGCATACGGTACCTGTTCAAATTCCGGTACAAGGCAGGATACAGGGATGCGGGCACCGAGCACGAGATCTGCGCCGTCACCCTCGTCACCGACATCGACGAGGAGCAGCTGCTTCCGGACAGCAGCGAGATTGCCGAGCTCAGGACGATCGATCCGCGCAGCATCGTTATCGATCGTGCGAGCGAAGAATACACCCCGTGGCTTATCTTGGCCCTCGACCATATGCGGCAGCAGCGGCAGGTCTGGCCTGTTGCCGCACCCTGAGCCCGCCCGGGCCGGAGGCCGTGCAACAGGAGGAACTATTTCTTGATCTGCGCCTTCCGGTATTCGATATAGGCGTCCTTTATGGCCACATAAGGCTCGAGGGCCGCTTCCTTCAGGTCTTCATATTCGCCGAGCTGCAGCGATGTCCTGTTGACCTGATCGTAGGAACGGACAGCGAGCTGCGACTCGAAAGGAGTAATGTAGGTGACCGGGTTCAGAAAGCCGTCGCCTACCCGTCCTACGGTGTCCCTCAGCGTCGACGGTCCGAGGAACGGCCACACGATATAGATGCCGCCGCCCACCCCGTAGGCGCCGAAGGTCTGGCCCAGGTCCTCTTCCTGCGGGTTGATATCATAGTGCATCTTGGCGACATCGAAGAGACCGGCGATGCCGATGGTCGAGTTGATGCCGAAGCGGGCGAGCTCGTTGCCTGCTGCCTTGGGCTTGCCCTGCAGAAGGGAGTTGACGAAGCGTATCGGCATGGTGATGTTATCGAAAAAGTTCCTGACCGAGACACGGGCCTG containing:
- a CDS encoding 2-oxoacid:ferredoxin oxidoreductase subunit beta; this encodes MSTLQEYKGRTPAWCPGCGNFPILKTFKEAMVELGMEPHQFVIVSGIGQAGKFPHYLNCNTFNTLHGRTLPTAQAMKLANHDLHVFAVAGDGDCYGEGGNHFLHALRRNIGVKLFVHDNQIYGLTKGQGSPTSMEGMVTKNQPFGILSEQLNPVALAVALDCSFVARSFAGDTEHLKSMVKEAVRHNGFALVDILQPCVTFNKLNTFQWYRERAYHLSPDYNPGDRAQAFAKALEWGDRIPLGVIYRNDRQPFEEKLPMLKDGPLVKQPLHREKLEATLKAFY
- a CDS encoding 2-oxoacid:acceptor oxidoreductase subunit alpha; the protein is MDYSIKIGGEAGQGIQTIGDSLSRVFSRSGYHVLTHQDYESRIRGGHNFYLIRFSDAPVTAVRNAIDIVIALDNDSVVFHGKELVENGLIIYDSATLKRTYEGPQFLDIPFVRLAVEHGGSKIMENTVATGAVLGMLGIELDILKEIIGEVFEKKGSSVIEANIKSAQAGHDFAVRECPACSFSAAPRSRPKMLVAGNDALGFGAIAAGCKFYSAYPMTPSTGIMTYITGKQKEYGIIVEQAEDEIAAINMALGASYAGVRSMTGTSGGGFALMVEGVSLAGMIEMPVVIALGQRPGPATGFPTRTEQGELLFALHAGHGEFPRVLLAPGTPEQAFSLAGKAFDLAEKYQIPVIILTDQYLADSQWTFDGFDLGKIGYVDYRLRGEEFAKRAEYKRFAYTETGVSPLAVPGDARHVVSVDSDEHDEEGHIVEDAETRIRMVQKRMLKKLPLIRQEIAPPLFYGSAHPELVLVGWGSMYGVMRETVDLLAKEIDIAMLHFSEIAPFPTTDAFDYLSVLRNARRAVCIEQNALGQFALLMKMETGYEFKEKINRYDGRPFTIEDLIGELHVHPARV
- a CDS encoding VacJ family lipoprotein, whose translation is MRVKNVFGAVCIAVVLLVPCASPAQTPAGEAIKGVETPADGLGDDLFEEEAVEEAAIADPLEPWNRLMYHFNDRLYFWVLKPVSRGYNAVVPEQARVSVRNFFDNITMPIRFVNSLLQGKPKAAGNELARFGINSTIGIAGLFDVAKMHYDINPQEEDLGQTFGAYGVGGGIYIVWPFLGPSTLRDTVGRVGDGFLNPVTYITPFESQLAVRSYDQVNRTSLQLGEYEDLKEAALEPYVAIKDAYIEYRKAQIKK
- a CDS encoding NUDIX domain-containing protein, with the protein product MHNIPPAQNILIVDEHDNCIGEEDKERCHDGDGILHRGFLAMLFTDRGELVLARRSARKRLWPGFWDGTVASHVLRGEDYLLASRRRLIEETGLVADSIRYLFKFRYKAGYRDAGTEHEICAVTLVTDIDEEQLLPDSSEIAELRTIDPRSIVIDRASEEYTPWLILALDHMRQQRQVWPVAAP
- a CDS encoding PEP-CTERM sorting domain-containing protein, with the translated sequence MRKMILLLAIALAIVPCTAWAALTTLTFDEAPFQPADGLTVQGVTFGFQSANPSPSANYNVPVPFPLTYIQNAALVGDGDGVLTLDFAANPTPTLRFGVAQTSLEALTPGFSVILFDPNLLELSTIDVNTSPLLSFSEGLFDYSGALVGFAAIRFAIGEQGEFALDNLTYGTPDNVVPEPSTFLLLGAGIAGVIVMRRKLKVN